The Methylacidimicrobium sp. B4 genome contains a region encoding:
- a CDS encoding N-acetylmuramoyl-L-alanine amidase codes for MNSIVRSLAFAGVALIVCLSPLASQAELSPLAPDPDWSALDAFQETMTREEFVHWINTLFCPDGSFWKFTVINGNEVTLFGDTEHTRLLYRLRLAPDLDSQLPLRATTVSGWKLSKAGTSSAKPLRGLVICLDPGHIGGRWAKMEERFFQIGSDPPVIEANLNMLAARHAAKLLETAGATVVWTKRFFEPVTTIRPAGLREEALASLYPSGGPAALPASFSPELEQRVVREEERLFYRNAEIRARAELVAKLNPDLTLCIHFNADKWSSHPTRTELIPQSRLVAFVHGNYSEEELRCDDQKWDLLYKLLSRTSIPEAEAAESIAKQMEATWNFPPESYSNWAAARRVGPSPYVFARNLLANRIYHGPVVFVEGPYMNAQDSYDRIIAGDYEGTRIIGGRAYRSLFAEFGEILARGVTAWAGGSTSTVVNH; via the coding sequence ATGAACTCGATCGTACGAAGTCTCGCATTCGCGGGAGTCGCCCTCATCGTGTGCCTCTCTCCTCTTGCCTCGCAGGCGGAATTGAGCCCGCTGGCGCCCGATCCCGATTGGAGTGCCTTGGATGCCTTCCAGGAAACGATGACGCGAGAGGAGTTTGTTCATTGGATCAACACGCTCTTCTGTCCGGATGGCTCCTTTTGGAAGTTCACGGTCATCAACGGCAACGAGGTCACTCTCTTCGGAGACACGGAGCACACGCGCCTTCTCTATCGGCTCCGGTTGGCACCGGATCTGGACTCGCAGCTTCCGCTGCGAGCCACGACGGTGAGCGGCTGGAAGCTTTCCAAAGCCGGGACGTCGAGCGCGAAACCGCTGCGGGGCTTGGTGATCTGCCTCGATCCGGGACACATCGGGGGTCGTTGGGCGAAGATGGAGGAACGATTCTTCCAGATTGGCTCGGATCCCCCGGTGATCGAGGCGAACCTCAACATGCTTGCCGCCCGGCATGCAGCCAAGCTCTTGGAGACCGCAGGCGCCACAGTGGTCTGGACCAAGCGATTCTTTGAACCGGTCACGACGATTCGCCCGGCCGGCCTACGCGAGGAAGCGCTCGCCTCCCTCTATCCCTCCGGCGGGCCCGCCGCTCTGCCCGCGAGCTTTTCCCCGGAGCTGGAGCAACGGGTGGTCCGGGAAGAAGAGCGTCTCTTCTATCGAAACGCCGAAATTCGGGCGCGCGCGGAGCTGGTGGCGAAGCTCAATCCCGATCTGACCCTCTGCATTCATTTCAATGCGGACAAGTGGTCGAGCCATCCGACGCGTACCGAGCTCATCCCGCAGAGCCGCCTCGTGGCGTTCGTCCACGGCAATTACTCCGAGGAGGAGTTGCGGTGCGACGACCAGAAGTGGGATCTCCTCTACAAGCTCCTCTCCCGCACGAGCATTCCGGAAGCCGAGGCGGCGGAATCGATTGCCAAGCAGATGGAAGCGACGTGGAACTTCCCGCCGGAGAGCTACTCCAATTGGGCTGCGGCTCGGCGGGTGGGGCCAAGCCCCTATGTGTTCGCACGGAATCTCCTGGCAAACCGAATTTATCACGGGCCGGTCGTTTTTGTCGAAGGCCCCTACATGAATGCCCAGGACTCCTATGACCGGATTATCGCGGGCGATTATGAGGGAACACGGATCATTGGGGGGCGGGCGTATCGGAGCCTCTTCGCCGAGTTCGGCGAGATCCTGGCGCGGGGCGTCACCGCCTGGGCGGGCGGATCGACCTCGACCGTAGTGAATCACTGA
- the sufT gene encoding putative Fe-S cluster assembly protein SufT, producing the protein MAQESILLTRSVDAVQIPSGAPIQLEKDRPVVITQSLGGSYTLLYDSRCLVRLDAKDADAIGQLSPVAGLSEQPSPGAHVDEEMVYNRLRQVFDPEIPVNVVDLGLIYDCQVLPREEGAFEVVVKMTLTAPGCGMGVVIAQDAQSRIRQIPNVTEARVDLVWDPPWNPGMISEQGKMQLGLI; encoded by the coding sequence ATGGCACAAGAGTCTATCCTCTTAACTCGTTCCGTCGACGCAGTGCAGATCCCGAGCGGGGCTCCGATCCAGCTGGAAAAGGACAGACCCGTGGTGATTACGCAATCGCTCGGAGGATCGTACACCCTGTTGTACGATTCTCGCTGCCTAGTCCGATTGGATGCCAAGGATGCCGACGCGATCGGCCAACTCTCTCCCGTCGCGGGCTTGTCCGAGCAGCCGTCCCCCGGCGCGCACGTCGACGAGGAGATGGTTTACAACCGGCTCCGACAGGTTTTCGACCCGGAAATCCCGGTCAACGTCGTCGATTTGGGATTGATCTACGATTGCCAGGTTTTGCCTCGCGAGGAGGGTGCCTTCGAGGTCGTGGTCAAGATGACTCTCACCGCTCCCGGCTGCGGCATGGGCGTCGTCATCGCGCAGGATGCTCAATCCCGGATCCGACAGATTCCCAACGTAACCGAGGCTCGCGTCGATCTCGTTTGGGACCCCCCCTGGAATCCCGGCATGATCAGCGAGCAGGGCAAGATGCAGCTCGGGCTGATCTAG
- a CDS encoding complex I NDUFA9 subunit family protein, with product MATILVTGGTGFVGSRLVRRLVELGYQVRVLTRGTGHKRGLPLQRCTIIEGNPLDPDACRRATQGIDAVIHLIGILRESRGSSYREAHVQTTRLLLAAAKENGVRRWLHMSALGSRPYAPSRYHQTKWTAEELVRSSDLHWTIFRPSIVYGPGDQFLSVFRDLLSRPLFRYFGILPLPGGGASPLQPVAVEDVVTAFTRALILPQTIGREYVICGPDRVSLSEICSLLLKSGHQPVCSVPSPARLGSRLLLFATIFFLFPLSALLGLAGGFPPEGWSVLLTTWGGMGLLSLRPRPILFLPVPWPLARTLARFAEGLPSNLPIGREPLLMLEEGNIGDPSLAARDLGIEFLPFREGLLSFLWSGEEAL from the coding sequence ATGGCCACCATTCTCGTTACCGGAGGCACCGGCTTCGTCGGGAGCCGCCTGGTCCGTCGCCTCGTCGAGCTCGGATACCAAGTCCGGGTCCTCACTCGCGGGACTGGTCACAAAAGGGGTCTTCCCTTGCAACGCTGCACGATCATCGAAGGCAACCCGCTCGATCCGGATGCCTGCCGCCGGGCGACCCAGGGAATCGATGCGGTCATTCACCTCATTGGGATCCTGAGGGAGAGCCGGGGCAGCTCTTACCGGGAAGCGCATGTCCAGACCACCCGGCTCCTCCTGGCGGCGGCCAAGGAAAACGGCGTGCGCCGCTGGCTCCACATGAGCGCCTTGGGCTCGCGTCCTTACGCACCCTCCCGTTATCACCAGACCAAGTGGACCGCCGAAGAGCTGGTGCGATCGAGCGATCTTCACTGGACGATCTTTCGGCCTTCGATCGTGTACGGGCCGGGTGATCAATTTTTAAGCGTCTTCCGGGATCTCTTGTCTCGGCCTCTCTTTCGGTACTTCGGAATCCTTCCCCTTCCCGGAGGCGGAGCGAGCCCTCTCCAACCGGTCGCTGTAGAGGATGTCGTCACAGCGTTCACCCGGGCATTGATTCTCCCGCAAACGATCGGAAGGGAATATGTGATCTGCGGACCGGATCGAGTGAGCCTTTCGGAGATCTGCTCCCTTCTGTTGAAAAGTGGGCACCAGCCGGTCTGCTCTGTCCCCTCCCCGGCTCGGCTCGGCTCGCGCCTTCTCCTCTTCGCAACGATCTTCTTCCTCTTTCCCCTCTCTGCCCTCCTCGGACTGGCCGGCGGCTTCCCTCCAGAGGGGTGGAGCGTCCTCCTCACCACTTGGGGCGGCATGGGCTTGCTGAGCCTTCGCCCGCGTCCAATCCTTTTCCTTCCCGTTCCCTGGCCGCTCGCACGCACCCTGGCGCGTTTCGCAGAAGGGCTTCCCTCGAACCTGCCCATCGGGCGCGAGCCGCTTCTCATGCTCGAGGAAGGGAACATCGGCGATCCGTCCCTCGCCGCCAGGGACCTGGGCATCGAGTTCCTGCCGTTCCGGGAAGGCCTCTTGAGCTTCCTCTGGAGCGGGGAAGAAGCGCTCTAG